The DNA sequence GTTACCCATGTTATCAACTTTGAGACACCTGATATTCCTGAGCAGTACATTCACAGAATCGGTAGAACAGGTAGAGCAGACAAAGAAGGAAAAGCGGTTACGTTTGTTACCAAAAAAGAAGAACCTTTGATTCTTGATATTGAGCTATTGATGGATAAAGAATTGAAATTTAATGAATTCCCTGAAGGCGTTAAGATCAATCCTAAAAAGATCGCGGCTGAAGAAGATCAGGTGGTGATGAAAAATCCTGCACAGGTAAAACTGAATGATGGAGGAGGAGCATTCCACGATAAGAAAGCTAAAAATACAAAAGAAAACTGGGGTGGTCCTTCCAAAAGAAAAGCACCTAAGAAGTTTGGAGCCAACAGAGCCCAACAGAAAGCAATATCGAAATCGAAAAGAAAGAAATAAAATAGAAAACGATTCCAGTATCAGGAATCGTTTTTTATTTTTAATCGAATTGAATGTTGTTGCTTTTTAAAATTTCTTTAAACTTATCTGCTTTGCCTTCATCTTTCATACTCTTGTAAATGTATCCTATCATTTTTTCAGCATCAGATCGGTACGGTGATTTTTGCTCAGAATAAATCCTGTATGCTTTACAAATATTATCAAGACCTTTCTCATTATTCTTCAGATGGGTAAAGTAGACTTGTCCCATTCCATAATAAACTTCCGGATCACCTGGATATACTTTGTCAAAATCGTTATAGGCATCAATCGCTTTCTGGTATTCTTTTTTATAGACATACGTTATGGCTATATTCTGTAAAGGCATTTTACCTGTCGGATCAGCAGCTAATGACTGTTTATAAGCATTGAGAGCTTTATCATATTCTCCGACTCTTCTGTAACAGATTCCCAGATTGTCCCATGCATAAATAAATTTTGGATCAGCTTTTACGGCCTGTTCATAATTTTGAATAGCTTCTTTCCAGTTTTCCTGTTTGGATGCGTCAATGGCATTCTGATACAAATCAAGAGCAGTTTTATTTTTGGAGAACTTGTCATGATTGGTTTCTGAAGTTGTGGTAGCTCTTTTTACGCTTTCGCAGTTTTGCATCAGATAACGTTCAAGTTCGTTATAGCTGTCTTTGTACTGCTGTGAATTTTTATTCGTATTAAAAGTCAGGTTAATCTGTTTTTTTCCGTTAACGCTTGGTGCGTTTTCAGATTGTTTTTCTGCTCCTTGCAAAAGAGTAGATATTTGAAGCGCTCCGGTGTATTTGTCAATACATTCATGAACATCTTTGATGATATCTTCTTTCTTTCTGTTAGACAGAGAAATAGAATCAGCACATTTACACGCTTTTTCTGAGAGTTCCTGAAGAACTTTTTCATTAGGCTTCTCCTGAGAAAAAGAAAGAGAATACAATAAAACGGAAAATAGAATGGTTATTGTTTTTTTTATCATGGGTTGTAGTTTATTTCAGGTAAGGTGTGATCACTTTGGTCCAGATTTTATATCCCTCCGGCTTAAAATGAAGCATGTCTTCCACAAAAATATCTTTTCTTACATTTCCATTAGCATCTTCCATTGCTTTAGTCACATCAATGAATTCTGCATTGGGTTCTTTTTTCATAAATGCGGCGATCTTTTTGTTGGCAATTTTCATCTGCGGCCAGATCACTTCTCTGCTTGGCGAGTATTTGATAGAGATATAATCCACTTCAATATTGGGAAATTTTTTACGTATTTTTTTATAAAAAGCTTTATATCTGTCAACAACTACTTTTGCTTTTAGCTGATGGTTGTCTGCAAAATCATTTTCACCACAGTAAATAATGATCTGTTTAGGCTGATAAGGGGCTAAAAGATCCTCCGAAAAATCATTAAGGTCTGTAAGTCTTGACCCTCCGAATCCTCTGTTGATGATTTTTTTATCAGGAAAATAATCTGCGATATCAGTCCATTTTGTGAATGATGAACTTCCCAGAAATAAAATCGCATCCTTTGGCGGCGGGTTTTGCTGATCCTTTTTTTTGAATTCCTGGATGTCCTGCCAGAACATCGTTTTTTTTTCCTGAGAAAAGGCAATAGCAAAATACAGCAATAGAAATGCTGATAGAATCTTCTTCATTATATTCAGTTTTAAATTAGATATAAAAATAATAAAAAACTCCCGATTAGCGGGAGTTTTATGATTTATCTTTTGTAAGTAACATAAGTAACTTCAGGAATTTTGTCTCCATCCAGATCAAAATTTCCGAACTGTTGAGCTAGCCTAAGTTCTTTGTTTGTCAGGACATCTACTCTGTAATTTGCCGATGCCTCTTCGTCACCAAGCTTGATTCCCAAAACTTTTGAGTCAGCATCATACGTATACCTTCCCTCACTTTTTTGATCCATTTGACAGTCAGCACCTGTTCCTGTAAATGCTGTATAACTCACGTAATAATCTGTTCTGAAGAAAAGAGTATTTTTAGCTGCACATCCGGTGTTTGGATAAGATTGAAGCACTGTTTTATTATCTTTTCCGGAAATTATTTCCCTTTTAACTTCCTTCCAATCTCCCTTCATGATATCCATTTCGTAAGCTTCAAGATTGTCATCTTTACAAGAAGTAAGCGCCAGGGCAGAAAAGGTAAATAAAAGTAGCTGTTTTTTCATTTTCACAAATTTTAAGAATATGCTAAAATATAAATAAATTTGAAATATTTATAATGAAATAATGATTTTTTAAACGAATGTTTGTAAATTGAATAATTTCGATAGCGTAATCAGTATTTTTAAGCGTAGAAAGCCGTTAAACATAAAAAATTGATTTAAAGAGTATACAACAGATTGGTTGATACTATGTAAAATCAAAAGAAGCGGACCAAAACCCGCTTCCCTATAAATAAATTGCCATTCTTTTGCCTCAGTCAAAACTTAGAAGTTCAGTATAGTCTTAAACTTTAAACCTTACATTTTGAACTTTGAATGATTAGTAGCTCATCTCTACAATCTTATAAGCATCCTGCGGAGTTAATTTTTTATACTCTCCAAGACCTAGCCATTTTCTGTCTGTAAAGGCCTTCTCAACCTTTTCAGCGGTTCCTTTAAAGTCTTCTGTATACTCAGAAAGTTTCGTTTTGATATGAAGGCTGTGGAAGAATTCTTCCATTTTTCTGATACCCAGCTCTGCTTTTTCTTCTACACTTCCGTCTTTTATTCCCCAGACTCTCTCTGCATATTGTGCCAGTTTTCCTTTTTTATCATCAAAGTTATAACGGTAGTGGGATGGAGCGATAATTGCCAGCGTTCTTGCGTGATCAATACCGAAATAAGCCGTCAGCTCATGACCCATAGCATGTACTGCCCAGTCTGTAATCACTCCTTTCTGGATCAGGCCGTTCAGAGCCATTGTACAACACCACATGAAGTTTCCGGCAGCATCATAATTGAAATCATCGGCCAATACTTTAGGAGCGGTTTCCTGAAGACTGATCAGGATGCTTTCTGCAATTCTTTCCTGAAGATCAGCAGAAGAAGGAGCAGTCATGTATTGTTCCAACACGTGAGTGTAGGCATCTGTAATTCCGTTCACAATCTGGTTTTTTGGAATTGATCTGACTACTTCCGGATCCAAAACAGAAAACTGTGGGAAAAGTCCGGGGCCTCCTGAAGATAATTTCTCATTGGTTTCCCTTCTTGAAATAACATACCCTGAGTTCATTTCAGAACCGGTTGCAGGTAACGTTAAAATGCTTCCGAACGGCATTCCCTGTCCTTCAAAAGTTCTTACAGAATTTCTAAGGATATCCCATGGCTCACCATCATAATTGGCTGCTGCAGAGATAAATTTTGTTCCGTCAATTACAGATCCGCCACCAACAGCAAGAAGATAAGTGATATTCTTTTCTTTAATAAAGCTTAAGGCATTGATTAAAACCTCATATTCAGGATTGGCTGGAACTCCGCCAAATTCATATACTTCATGATCTTTTAAAGCTTCTTTTACCTGATCGTAAACACCATTATTTTTGATGCTTCCGCCTCCGTAAATCATTAATATTTTGGCA is a window from the Chryseobacterium indologenes genome containing:
- a CDS encoding lipocalin family protein; the encoded protein is MKKQLLLFTFSALALTSCKDDNLEAYEMDIMKGDWKEVKREIISGKDNKTVLQSYPNTGCAAKNTLFFRTDYYVSYTAFTGTGADCQMDQKSEGRYTYDADSKVLGIKLGDEEASANYRVDVLTNKELRLAQQFGNFDLDGDKIPEVTYVTYKR
- a CDS encoding iron-containing alcohol dehydrogenase, with the protein product MLNFEFKNPTKILFGKGEIAKISKEIPKDAKILMIYGGGSIKNNGVYDQVKEALKDHEVYEFGGVPANPEYEVLINALSFIKEKNITYLLAVGGGSVIDGTKFISAAANYDGEPWDILRNSVRTFEGQGMPFGSILTLPATGSEMNSGYVISRRETNEKLSSGGPGLFPQFSVLDPEVVRSIPKNQIVNGITDAYTHVLEQYMTAPSSADLQERIAESILISLQETAPKVLADDFNYDAAGNFMWCCTMALNGLIQKGVITDWAVHAMGHELTAYFGIDHARTLAIIAPSHYRYNFDDKKGKLAQYAERVWGIKDGSVEEKAELGIRKMEEFFHSLHIKTKLSEYTEDFKGTAEKVEKAFTDRKWLGLGEYKKLTPQDAYKIVEMSY
- a CDS encoding GDSL-type esterase/lipase family protein codes for the protein MKKILSAFLLLYFAIAFSQEKKTMFWQDIQEFKKKDQQNPPPKDAILFLGSSSFTKWTDIADYFPDKKIINRGFGGSRLTDLNDFSEDLLAPYQPKQIIIYCGENDFADNHQLKAKVVVDRYKAFYKKIRKKFPNIEVDYISIKYSPSREVIWPQMKIANKKIAAFMKKEPNAEFIDVTKAMEDANGNVRKDIFVEDMLHFKPEGYKIWTKVITPYLK
- a CDS encoding tetratricopeptide repeat protein produces the protein MIKKTITILFSVLLYSLSFSQEKPNEKVLQELSEKACKCADSISLSNRKKEDIIKDVHECIDKYTGALQISTLLQGAEKQSENAPSVNGKKQINLTFNTNKNSQQYKDSYNELERYLMQNCESVKRATTTSETNHDKFSKNKTALDLYQNAIDASKQENWKEAIQNYEQAVKADPKFIYAWDNLGICYRRVGEYDKALNAYKQSLAADPTGKMPLQNIAITYVYKKEYQKAIDAYNDFDKVYPGDPEVYYGMGQVYFTHLKNNEKGLDNICKAYRIYSEQKSPYRSDAEKMIGYIYKSMKDEGKADKFKEILKSNNIQFD